CCCATATGCTGAACGACGAGAACCGCCGCTGGAATATCACGCGGAAGACAGGATAGAATGCTGAAAATAGCTTTGGGTCCGCCGGTTGATGCCCCGATGACCACCATATTTTTTCGAGCCGCAATTTTGGGGGATAACTGATGATAGGACTCCTGTGGCGGGTGAGAAGCCAGCTTGCTTACGTTGATATCAGCCGCAGCCTTCACTTTGCTGATAATCTCGCCGGTCAGTTTCTCTATGTCATACGAGATGACCCCTGAGGGTTTGGCGATAAAGTCGATAGCCCCGTATTCAAGCGCCTTGATAGCCACTGCCGCATCCCTTTTGTTAAGGGCGCTGAGCATCAGCACCGGAGTGGGACATTCGGCCATGATATGCGCCAGGGCTGCCAGCCCGTCCATCACCGGCATTTCGATATCAAGCAGCACAACATCCGGAGAGCGTTGCTTTACTTTCCAGATGGCCTCTTTGCCATCGGCAGCAGTATCCACAACCTCTATTGACCTGTCTGATTGCAGGATGTGTGTCAGCGATTTACGCATAAAACTGGAGTCATCAACCACCAGCACCTTAATCACCGGAAAACCCTCCCCTTTGCAGAACAT
Above is a genomic segment from Dehalococcoidia bacterium containing:
- a CDS encoding chemotaxis response regulator protein-glutamate methylesterase — protein: MFCKGEGFPVIKVLVVDDSSFMRKSLTHILQSDRSIEVVDTAADGKEAIWKVKQRSPDVVLLDIEMPVMDGLAALAHIMAECPTPVLMLSALNKRDAAVAIKALEYGAIDFIAKPSGVISYDIEKLTGEIISKVKAAADINVSKLASHPPQESYHQLSPKIAARKNMVVIGASTGGPKAIFSILSCLPRDIPAAVLVVQHMGPEFVPSFVARLQWGCSLKISTARRGGVIGSSHALVAPGGYHTLVIQDGDFRKIRLSRKTSPSVAVPSIDYAMDSAANAYGGSILGVLLTGMGSDGAKGLQAIKQAGGNTIVEDPSTCVVSGMPEAAIKLGCADEVVPLSQIAKTILKRI